One Vitis vinifera cultivar Pinot Noir 40024 chromosome 8, ASM3070453v1 genomic window carries:
- the LOC100246875 gene encoding NADPH-dependent aldehyde reductase-like protein, chloroplastic isoform X2: MDDPVPTSSSLPLEGRVAIVTGASRGIGRAIAIHLRSLGARLVLNYASNSALADALASQLNSPDSSSSHPVAIAVQANVSDPDQVKMLFDRAQQEFGSIHILVNCAGVLDPKYPSLANTTVEDWDNTFSINTRGSFLVCREAANRLIRGGGGRIILITTSAVAALTPGYAAYAASKAAVETMTKILAKELKGTSVTANCVAPGPIATEMFFEGKSEELIKRLVDACPMGRLGEPKDVTQLVGFLATDAGEWINGQIIRINGGFAV; the protein is encoded by the coding sequence ATGGACGACCCAGTTCCAACCTCTTCTTCCCTTCCACTTGAGGGGCGGGTGGCCATCGTTACTGGCGCCTCACGCGGGATTGGACGAGCAATCGCCATCCACCTCCGGTCTCTTGGTGCCAGACTGGTGCTCAATTATGCATCCAACTCCGCCCTAGCTGACGCCCTTGCATCTCAGCTCAATTCCCCcgattcttcttcttctcatcCTGTAGCTATTGCAGTCCAGGCCAATGTCTCCGACCCAGACCAAGTCAAGATGCTCTTTGATCGGGCACAACAGGAGTTCGGTTCAATCCATATCCTTGTCAACTGTGCTGGGGTTCTGGATCCTAAGTACCCATCTCTAGCCAACACCACTGTGGAGGACTGGGACAATACTTTCAGCATTAACACCAGGGGCTCATTCCTGGTATGTCGAGAGGCAGCCAATCGGTTGATCCGCGGGGGTGGAGGTAGAATCATATTAATAACTACATCCGCTGTTGCGGCACTCACACCTGGGTATGCAGCCTATGCAGCTTCCAAGGCGGCTGTGGAGACCATGACCAAGATCCTAGCTAAGGAGCTCAAGGGCACCAGCGTTACCGCCAATTGTGTTGCTCCGGGACCTATAGCCACCGAGATGTTCTTTGAGGGTAAAAGTGAAGAGCTGATAAAGAGATTGGTGGATGCATGTCCTATGGGTCGTCTAGGGGAGCCCAAGGATGTTACCCAGTTGGTGGGTTTCTTGGCTACTGATGCCGGAGAGTGGATCAACGGCCAGATCATTAGGATTAATGGTGGATTTGCTGTTTAA
- the LOC100854793 gene encoding PHD finger protein ING2, with protein sequence MAIARTGVFVDDYLDYASTLPAELQRLLNTIRELDERSQSMINQTRQQTKYCLGLSSQSSKKGNPEEDEVAFEKMRKDIEANQDNALSLCTEKVLLAQQAFDLIDSHVKRLDEDLTNFAEDLKQEGKISPDEPAILPPLPIVPKNEKRKFLYGTPQPKRVDYRDRDWDRERDRDFELMPPPGSHRKDFAAPLDVDQPIDPNEPTYCVCHQVSFGDMIACDNENCQGGEWFHYSCVGLTPETRFKGKWYCPTCRLLPQPC encoded by the exons ATGGCGATTGCAAGAACTGGGGTGTTCGTCGATGACTATTTGGATT ATGCAAGCACATTGCCGGCAGAGCTTCAGAGGCTTCTCAATACCATACGAGAACTCGACGAACGGTCCCAAT CCATGATAAATCAGACGAGGCAGCAGACGAAGTACTGCTTGGGGTTGTCCTCTCAGAGCTCAAAGAAAGGGAatcctgaagaagatgaggTCGCATTTGAAAAAATGCGAAAAGATATTGAGGCAAATCAGGACAATGCACTGAGCCTGTGCACCGAGAAAGTTTTATTGGCACAACAAGCGTTTGACCTT ATAGATAGCCATGTGAAGCGTCTTGATGAGGATCTGACCAATTTTGCAGAAGATCTAAAGCAAG AGGGTAAAATATCACCAGATGAGCCGGCAATCCTTCCACCATTACCTATAgtcccaaaaaatgaaaaacgcAAGTTCCTTTATGGAACACCTCAACCAAAGAGGGTAGATTATAGAGACAGGGATTGGGATCGAGAGCGTGATAGGGATTTTGAGCTGATGCCACCCCCAGGAAGTCATAGAAAGGATTTTGCCGCTCCCCTTGATGTTGATCAACCCATTGATCCAAATGAACCCACATACTGTGTCTGCCATCAG GTATCCTTTGGAGACATGATTGCCTGTGACAATGAAAAT TGCCAAGGAGGCGAATGGTTCCACTACTCATGTGTTGGGCTCACACCAGAGACCAGATTCAAAGGAAAGTGGTATTGTCCAACCTGCAGGCTATTACCGCAGCCCTGTTGA
- the LOC100241750 gene encoding NADPH-dependent aldehyde reductase-like protein, chloroplastic has translation MATPLPLQDRIAIVTGASRGIGRATALHLASLGAKIVINYTSNKAQAELVAAEINSSSSPSSPRAIICQADVSDPTQVKSLFDTAEQIFNSPPHILVNSAGVLDAKYPTIANTSLEDFDKIFSINSRGAFLCCREAANRIKRGGAGRIILMSTSLVGSLKPGFGAYAASKAAVETMAKIMAKELKGTGITVNCVAPGPIATDMFFSGKSEEDVKKAIEDSPLSRLGETKDVASVVGFLASDGGEWVNGQVVRVNGGYV, from the coding sequence ATGGCGACTCCTCTCCCCCTCCAAGACCGAATCGCAATCGTCACCGGCGCTTCCCGGGGCATTGGTCGGGCCACCGCGCTCCACCTTGCCTCGCTCGGCGCAAAAATTGTCATCAACTACACATCCAACAAGGCCCAAGCGGAACTCGTAGCAGCCGAAATCAACTCCTCCTCTTCTCCTTCCTCGCCACGAGCCATCATTTGCCAGGCCGACGTCTCCGATCCGACCCAGGTGAAGTCCCTCTTCGACACGGCAGAACAGATCTTCAACTCGCCACCCCACATCCTGGTCAACTCAGCTGGAGTCCTGGACGCCAAGTATCCCACCATAGCCAACACTTCCTTAGAGGACTTTGATAAGATTTTCAGCATCAACAGCCGAGGGGCTTTCCTGTGCTGTAGGGAGGCTGCCAACCGGATAAAGCGCGGGGGCGCCGGTCGTATCATACTGATGTCCACATCTTTGGTTGGGTCACTGAAGCCGGGTTTTGGGGCCTACGCTGCATCAAAGGCGGCTGTGGAAACAATGGCAAAGATAATGGCGAAAGAGCTCAAGGGGACAGGGATAACAGTAAACTGCGTGGCGCCGGGTCCTATAGCCACAGACATGTTCTTTTCAGGGAAAAGCGAAGAGGATGTGAAGAAGGCGATTGAGGACAGCCCACTGAGTCGACTGGGAGAGACCAAGGACGTGGCTAGTGTTGTTGGCTTCTTAGCAAGTGATGGTGGTGAATGGGTTAATGGGCAGGTCGTTCGGGTTAACGGCGGATATGTGTGA
- the LOC100246875 gene encoding pentatricopeptide repeat-containing protein At4g13650 isoform X1, producing MLMVGDIQVFMVASSISLRGSLSNSLFHHFPRNITHRSSCKYFNGNVGRFKSARFCSTAIWDALDESPVVENEGNGKGIDFLHLMEERGIRANVQTYLWLFEGCFNSGSLLDAKKLHARIFKSGFDGEDVLGSRLIDIYLAHGEVDNAIKLFDDIPSSNVSFWNKVISGLLAKKLASQVLGLFSLMITENVTPDESTFASVLRACSGGKAPFQVTEQIHAKIIHHGFGSSPLVCNPLIDLYSKNGHVDLAKLVFERLFLKDSVSWVAMISGLSQNGREDEAILLFCQMHKSAVIPTPYVFSSVLSACTKIELFKLGEQLHGFIVKWGLSSETFVCNALVTLYSRWGNLIAAEQIFSKMHRRDRISYNSLISGLAQRGFSDRALQLFEKMQLDCMKPDCVTVASLLSACASVGAGYKGKQLHSYVIKMGMSSDLIIEGSLLDLYVKCFDIETAHEYFLTTETENVVLWNVMLVAYGQLGNLSESYWIFLQMQIEGLMPNQYTYPSILRTCTSLGALDLGEQIHTQVIKSGFQFNVYVCSVLIDMYAKHGELDTARGILQRLREEDVVSWTAMIAGYTQHDLFAEALKLFQEMENQGIRSDNIGFSSAISACAGIQALNQGQQIHAQSYISGYSEDLSIGNALVSLYARCGRAQDAYLAFEKIDAKDNISWNALISGFAQSGHCEEALQVFSQMNQAGVEANLFTFGSAVSATANTANIKQGKQIHAMMIKTGYDSETEASNVLITLYSKCGSIEDAKREFFEMPEKNVVSWNAMITGYSQHGYGSEAVSLFEEMKQLGLMPNHVTFVGVLSACSHVGLVNEGLSYFRSMSKEHGLVPKPEHYVCVVDLLGRAALLCCAREFIEEMPIEPDAMIWRTLLSACTVHKNIEIGEFAARHLLELEPEDSATYVLLSNMYAVSGKWDYRDRTRQMMKDRGVKKEPGRSWIEVKNSIHAFFVGDRLHPLAEQIYEYIDDLNERAGEIGYVQDRYNLLNDVEQEQKDPTAYIHSEKLAVAFGLLSLTNTMPIRVIKNLRVCNDCHNWIKFVSKISNRAIVVRDAYRFHHFEGGVCSCKDYW from the exons ATGTTGATGGTAGGCGATATTCAAGTATTCATGGTCGCTAGCTCCATTTCTCTTCGTGGGTCCTTGTCAAATTCCTTGTTTCATCATTTCCCGCGTAACATCACACACCGGTCTTCTTGTAAG TACTTTAATGGGAATGTGGGTAGGTTCAAGTCGGCTCGTTTTTGCAGTACCGCGATTTGGGATGCTTTGGATGAATCTCCTGTGGTAGAAAATGAGGGAAATGGAAAGGGGATTGATTTTCTTCATCTGATGGAAGAGCGTGGAATTCGTGCGAATGTTCAGACTTACCTTTGGCTCTTTGAAGGATGTTTCAATTCTGGGTCTCTGTTAGATGCTAAGAAGCTTCACGCTAGGATCTTCAAGTCCGGGTTTGATGGAGAAGACGTTTTGGGGAGCCGACTGATTGATATTTACCTGGCGCATGGGGAAGTGGATAATGCAATCAAGCTTTTCGATGATATACCCAGCTCAAATGTTTCTTTCTGGAATAAAGTCATTTCTGGGCTTTTGGCCAAGAAGTTGGCTAGTCAAGTACTGGGTCTCTTTTCGCTAATGATAACTGAAAATGTGACTCCTGATGAATCCACATTTGCCAGTGTCTTGAGGGCTTGCAGTGGTGGTAAAGCTCCTTTCCAAGTCACTGAACAGATTCATGCTAAGATTATTCATCATGGTTTTGGTAGTAGCCCTCTTGTATGTAATCCCTTGATTGATTTGTATTCAAAGAATGGGCATGTAGATTTGGCTAAATTGGTCTTTGAAAGATTGTTTTTGAAGGATAGCGTTTCTTGGGTGGCTATGATCTCTGGTTTATCTCAAAATGGGCGAGAAGACGAAGCCATTCTCCTATTCTGTCAGATGCATAAATCCGCCGTTATTCCTACTCCTTATGTCTTCTCTAGTGTTTTAAGTGCCTGCACCAAAATAGAGTTGTTCAAGCTGGGAGAGCAGCTTCATGGCTTCATTGTTAAGTGGGGGTTATCTTCTGAGACTTTTGTGTGCAATGCCCTTGTGACATTGTACTCCCGTTGGGGCAACTTGATAGCTGCTGAACAAATTTTCAGCAAGATGCACCGCAGGGATAGAATTTCGTATAACTCACTTATATCAGGGCTAGCACAACGTGGATTCAGTGATAGAGCTCTTCAGTTGTTTGAGAAGATGCAGCTTGATTGCATGAAACCGGATTGTGTTACAGTTGCTAGTCTGTTGAGTGCTTGCGCCTCGGTTGGTGCTGGTTATAAGGGAAAACAACTTCATTCTTATGTGATAAAGATGGGAATGTCTTCAGATCTCATTATTGAAGGTTCTCTACTTGACCTTTATGTAAAATGCTTCGACATAGAAACTGCCCATGAATACTTCCTAACAACAGAGACTGAAAATGTGGTTCTATGGAATGTGATGCTAGTGGCTTATGGGCAGTTGGGTAATCTAAGTGAGTCGTATTGGATATTTTTGCAGATGCAGATCGAAGGACTGATGCCTAACCAATACACCTACCCAAGTATATTGAGAACTTGTACTTCTTTGGGTGCTCTGGATTTAGGAGAGCAGATCCATACACAAGTCATAAAAAGTGGCTTTCAGTTTAATGTGTATGTTTGTAGCGTGCTTATAGATATGTATGCTAAGCATGGAGAACTAGATACTGCCCGGGGAATTCTCCAAAGACTGAGGGAAGAAGATGTTGTTTCTTGGACAGCTATGATTGCAGGGTACACACAGCATGATTTGTTCGCCGAAGCTCTGAAACTTtttcaagaaatggaaaacCAGGGGATCCGATCTGATAACATAGGGTTTTCTAGTGCAATCAGTGCTTGTGCTGGTATTCAAGCATTAAATCAAGGACAGCAAATTCACGCTCAATCATATATTTCTGGTTACTCAGAAGATCTTTCAattggaaatgcactagttagTCTTTATGCTAGATGCGGTAGAGCACAGGATGCATACTTAGCATTTGAGAAAATTGATGCTAAAGATAATATATCATGGAATGCTCTTATATCAGGATTTGCACAGAGTGGGCACTGTGAGGAAGCACTGCAGGTCTTCTCTCAAATGAATCAAGCTGGAGTAGAAGCTAATTTGTTCACATTTGGCTCTGCAGTTAGCGCCACTGCCAATACAGCGAATATAAAGCAAGGGAAGCAGATTCATGCTATGATGATAAAAACAGGGTATGACTCAGAAACAGAGGCTTCCAATGTTTTAATCACATTATATTCCAAGTGTGGGAGCATTGAGGATGCGAAGAGAGAGTTCTTTGAAATGCCTGAGAAAAATGTGGTTTCATGGAATGCGATGATCACAGGCTATTCTCAACATGGATATGGTAGTGAAGCTGTAAGTCTTTTTGAGGAGATGAAACAGCTTGGTTTGATGCCAAACCATGTCACCTTTGTGGGGGTTTTATCAGCCTGTAGCCATGTGGGTTTGGTCAATGAGGGGCTCAGCTACTTCAGGTCCATGAGCAAAGAGCATGGCCTAGTCCCAAAACCAGAACATTATGTTTGTGTTGTGGATCTTCTTGGACGGGCTGCTCTTTTGTGCTGTGCAAGAGAATTCATAGAGGAGATGCCAATTGAACCAGATGCTATGATTTGGAGAACACTTTTAAGTGCTTGTACGGTTCATAAGAACATTGAGATTGGAGAGTTTGCTGCACGTCATCTTCTAGAATTGGAGCCTGAAGATTCAGCAACTTACGTGTTGCTGTCAAATATGTATGCAGTGTCTGGTAAATGGGATTATAGGGATCGAACAAGGCAAATGATGAAAGACAGAGGTGTAAAAAAAGAGCCTGGTCGCAGCTGGATCGAGGTTAAAAACTCAATTCATGCCTTCTTTGTGGGTGATAGACTCCACCCTCTAGCAGAACAGATATACGAGTATATAGATGACCTGAATGAACGGGCAGGTGAAATTGGTTATGTGCAAGACCGGTACAACCTTTTGAATGATGTGGAGCAGGAGCAGAAGGACCCAACCGCATATATTCACAGCGAAAAACTAGCTGTTGCTTTTGGACTCCTCAGCTTGACTAATACAATGCCAATACGTGTGATTAAGAATCTTCGGGTCTGTAATGATTGTCATAACTGGATTAAGTTTGTATCAAAGATTTCAAATCGAGCTATTGTAGTACGAGATGCATACCGGTTTCATCATTTTGAAGGGGGTGTTTGTTCCTGTAAAGATTACTGGTAA
- the LOC100264031 gene encoding uncharacterized protein LOC100264031 has translation MMAQFTAQGQGRLKPLGVEPKDPYHCYKFGGGCWPRFRIHSPKLGFLDSTKLYSSSLNTKSNHFRAQARLNVGDKGIYDDDVHAGDGEFEMDELACFRGLVLDLSYRPVNVVCWRRAICLEFMEKADVLEYYDQTVNSPSGSFYIPAVLRVPHLLQVVKRRRIKNNLSRKNIFYRDNFTCQYCSSGENLTVDHVLPIARGGEWKWENLVTACAKCNSKKGQKTLEEANMKLSKVPKAPKDYDILAIPLTNTAIRMLRMRKGTPEEWRQYLSKPSAEP, from the exons ATGATGGCACAGTTTACGGCACAGGGACAAGGGCGGTTGAAGCCCCTAGGAGTGGAACCCAAAGACCCATATCACTGCTATAAGTTTGGCGGTGGTTGTTGGCCCAGATTTCGAATCCACAGCCCCAAACTCGGATTTCTTGATTCTACCAAACTATACTCTTCATCTCTCAATACCAAATCAAACCATTTTAGAGCGCAAGCTCGGTTAAATGTGGGTGATAAGGGTATCTACGATGACGATGTCCATGCGGGTGATGGTGAGTTTGAGATGGACGAGTTGGCTTGTTTCAGAGGTTTGGTCTTGGATCTCTCTTACAG GCCTGTCAATGTTGTTTGCTGGAGGCGTGCTATTTGTTTGGAGTTCATGGAGAAG GctgatgttctagaatattatGATCAGACTGTGAACTCACCCAGCGGATCCTTCTACATACCAGCTGTCTTGAGG GTTCCACATCTACTGCAGGTTGTCAagagaagaagaataaaaaacaacctTAGtcgtaaaaatatattttatcggGACAATTTCACTTGTCA GTATTGTTCTTCAGGTGAGAACTTGACCGTTGACCATGTTCTACCAATTGCACGAGGTGGAGAATGGAAATGGGAAAATCTG GTCACTGCTTGTGCAAAATGTAACTCAAAAAAGGGCCAAAAAACTTTAGAGGAAGCAAATATGAAGCTGAGTAAGGTTCCCAAG GCCCCAAAAGACTATGACATACTTGCCATACCCCTGACAAACACAGCTATAAGGATGCTGAGGATGAGAAAGGGTACGCCCGAAGAGTGGCGTCAATACCTATCCAAACCATCTGCAGAGCCATGA
- the LOC100258862 gene encoding GATA transcription factor 2 produces MDFYREVSVSGEYPQEQVPSTVCSKLGGLSAGSLDDLFSTQNTEVDVSLEWLSIFVEDCLSSTGNCLPAPKNVASDSATPKPSKPLQSMQKPQQKPSSPLQNLVIPGKARSKRKRATTITTSFSNWVHHLNPENQNLHITSSDPPLLQQAYWLADSELIVPKKEESSSNNNNNNNSMVKEEEEVEEEEEEEEEEEETREEVEVEVEKGNKERWGNLEGSNGQPRRCTHCLAQRTPQWRAGPLGPKTLCNACGVRYKSGRLLPEYRPAKSPTFVSYKHSNSHKKVMEMRMAVLSSIPSDQ; encoded by the exons ATGGATTTCTACCGGGAAGTATCAGTTTCCGGTGAATACCCTCAGGAGCAGGTCCCTTCCACAGTCTGCTCCAAGCTTGGGGGCTTATCAGCTGGTTCTCTTGATGATCTTTTCTCCACCCAGAATACG GAAGTGGATGTTAGCTTAGAGTGGCTGTCAATTTTCGTAGAGGACTGCTTATCCAGCACCGGAAACTGCCTCCCGGCGCCCAAAAATGTTGCAAGTGATAGTGCAACCCCGAAACCCTCAAAACCCTTGCAGTCAATGCAGAAACCCCAACAAAAACCTTCGTCCCCACTGCAAAATTTGGTAATCCCAGGCAAGGCcagaagcaaaagaaaaagggcCACAACCATAACCACCTCGTTCAGCAACTGGGTTCACCATCTAAACCCGGAAAACCAAAACCTCCATATTACCAGCTCTGACCCTCCTTTGCTTCAACAAGCTTATTGGTTGGCTGACAGTGAGCTCATTGTGCCCAAAAAGGAGGAGAGCAGCagcaataacaacaacaataacaacagCATGgtgaaagaagaagaggaagtagaagaagaagaggaggaggaagaagaagaggaagaaacaagggaggaggtggaggtggaggtggagaaGGGGAACAAGGAGAGGTGGGGCAATTTGGAGGGGAGTAATGGGCAGCCAAGGAGGTGCACCCATTGTCTAGCACAGAGGACCCCACAGTGGAGGGCAGGACCATTAGGCCCTAAAACACTCTGCAATGCATGTGGTGTGAGGTACAAGTCGGGCAGGTTGCTGCCCGAATACAGGCCGGCCAAAAGCCCTACTTTTGTGAGCTATAAGCACTCCAATTCTCATAAGAAAGTCATGGAGATGAGAATGGCTGTTCTCTCTTCCATTCCCAGTGACCAGTGA
- the LOC100262437 gene encoding protein SINE1, translating to MGRNLSPIVRRELANLDKDADSRKSAMKALKSYVKDLDSTAIPLFLAQVSETKEPGSSYGEYTISLYELLARVHGPNIIPQIDNIMTTIIKTLSLRAASFALHQACSKVLPAIARYGIDPTTPEDKKRHIIHSLCKPLSDCLLGSHESLSSGAALCLKALVDSDNWRFASDDMVNEVCQNVAGALEDSPTQTNTHMSLVMALAKHNSLIVEAYARLLIQSGLRILNAGIDEANSQKRLSAIQMVNFLMKCLDPRSIFSELGLIIKEMENCQSDQMAYVRGAAYEALQTARRVVSEKGSKFDKDMGLFAGSNVVRGDHIQRKNLLSNGDQSPFSGSPESQTLDSFVEYESLIESPISTRQVSRNLDYDRGSANRKLWRYGNGGVDVSLKDGLFSELSKGNGVSAAFSEHSRHEDLTNKRGDYTDEFAGFVQRTPRNRVLRSTTPSPQRLRSQINVDNVNIYTTPRKLVHSLQDSNFSEKQNRRLRSPSPSKYEWSPSVNYGQSGFSHDMNYEVGENGNLSSGGGGDQSQGDSESVSSTEDVPTEANVQVSHEVIPGDTIDTQGVGMVGMVGMVGMKKAGEKISFKLVYGLIFLLFATLVSLLWVDTQDGGYNLVPT from the exons ATGGGTAGGAATCTGAGTCCCATCGTGCGGCGAGAGTTGGCAAATCTTGACAAAGATGCTGATAGTCGTAAATCAGCAATGAAAGCTCTCAAATCCTATGTTAAAGATTTGGATTCCACTGCTATTCCCCTCTTTCTTGCCCAGGTTTCTGAGACCAAAGAACCCGGTTCTTCCTATGGGGAATACACCATTTCACTCTATGAGCTTCTTGCTCGTGTCCATGGCCCCAACATCATTCCTCAGATTGATAACATCATGACCACCATTATCAAGACCTTGAGTTTGAGAGCTGCCTCTTTTGCCCTTCATCAGGCCTGCTCCAAGGTCCTCCCGGCCATTGCCAGATATGGGATTGACCCAACTACTCCCGAGGACAAGAAGCGGCATATAATCCACTCTCTTTGTAAGCCCCTTTCAGATTGCCTGTTGGGTTCCCATGAGAGCTTGTCTTCTGGGGCTGCTCTTTGCTTGAAGGCCCTTGTTGACTCTGATAACTGGCGGTTTGCCTCTGATGACATGGTAAATGAGGTTTGTCAGAATGTTGCTGGGGCTTTGGAGGACAGTCCCACACAGACTAATACACACATGAGCTTGGTTATGGCTTTGGCCAAGCACAATAGTCTCATTGTTGAAGCCTATGCAAGGTTGTTAATACAATCTGGATTGCGCATCTTGAATGCCGGCATCGATGAGGCGAATTCTCAGAAACGGTTGTCAGCTATTCAAATGGTGAATTTCTTGATGAAGTGTCTGGATCCCAGGAGCATATTCTCGGAGCTTGGACTTATAATTAAGGAGATGGAAAATTGTCAATCTGATCAGATGGCATATGTGAGGGGGGCTGCATATGAAGCTTTGCAAACTGCAAGAAGGGTAGTTTCGGAGAAAGGGTCTAAATTTGACAAGGATATGGGCTTGTTCGCTGGGTCAAATGTTGTTAGGGGAGATCATATTCAGAGGAAAAACTTATTGAGTAATGGAGATCAATCTCCTTTTTCTGGGTCACCTGAATCACAGACCCTTGACTCCTTTGTTGAATATGAATCTTTGATTGAATCCCCAATTTCAACAAGGCAGGTTTCTCGTAACTTGGATTATGATCGTGGTAGCGCGAACCGGAAGCTCTGGAGGTATGGCAATGGTGGGGTAGATGTATCACTAAAGGATGGTTTGTTCTCAGAGTTGAGTAAGGGAAATGGTGTATCTGCTGCATTTTCTGAGCACTCCAGGCATGAAGATCTAACCAATAAAAGAGGAGATTACACGGATGAATTTGCTGGGTTTGTGCAAAGAACTCCTAGAAATAGAGTTCTAAGAAGCACTACTCCCAGTCCTCAG AGGCTGCGCTCACAGATTAATGTTGACAATGTTAATATCTACACTACTCCACGGAAGCTTGTTCACTCTCTTCAGGACTCAAACTTCTCAGAGAAACAAAATAGAAGGCTCAGAAGTCCATCCCCAAGCAAGTATGAGTGGAGCCCAAGTGTCAATTATGGCCAAAGCGGTTTCTCCCATGATATGAACTATGAGGTTGGAGAGAATGGAAACTTATctagtggtggtggtggtgaccAGTCCCAAGGGGACTCTGAATCAGTGTCATCAACAGAAGATGTTCCTACTGAAGCCAATGTGCAAGTGTCACATGAGGTGATTCCTGGAGATACAATCGATACTCAAGGGGTTGGCATGGTTGGCATGGTTGGCATGGTTGGCATGAAGAAGGCTGGAGAAAAGATTTCCTTCAAATTGGTTTATGGTCTCATCTTTTTGCTATTTGCAACTTTGGTTTCTCTTCTGTGGGTTGATACTCAGGATGGAGGCTACAATCTAGTTCCAACTTAG